From Nostoc flagelliforme CCNUN1, a single genomic window includes:
- a CDS encoding TrbI/VirB10 family protein, whose product MNANNLQFQSENNYPLTVDEILRLDDDIQDTNSQSLASKEQLDENLNAESEIEPVTKHTVITSPWSRLGMVGIPLSGGFLVFFLLLNSIINGGNQAQKAKPNITTEQTAQETFLSNDGDVYAQLALSKQASELDKIDSQKNKTQIKKIESTALPKQEVAVSRRSIAVASSPLPPPRTISRDYSPPAPSARAYREQPRNYSVARPQSITTAKAKALQAIDPISELNRLRSLGSFGKIDYTSSAIDLASNEFPESNTSSETQTAKFSQTPSRDLEATPILENTVESPTSKIEKIRPRWSNKQEPTDLKVADNDSVLSQMNQKKRYLVVGQFASGVLLTPLVKESSTSLRESQPNPSRYLAKLTQDLHDNYGQVVITKGTLLAVSVDSVDGASYAKAQVTSIIKDNTEYPISNGAISILGEGANPLVVRPFKDKGGELASQDLTVGLVNGVSKIGEILNQSDSSSSTVNSATGTFSSSVTSNSQRNIGGAFLEGAFGSLGKIIGRRAETSTQEIAARTSIWYVPKGTKITFMVNRTLELP is encoded by the coding sequence ATGAACGCTAATAATTTACAATTCCAATCCGAAAATAACTATCCACTTACAGTTGATGAAATCCTCAGACTAGATGATGATATTCAGGATACCAATAGTCAATCACTAGCTAGTAAAGAGCAATTAGATGAGAACTTAAATGCTGAATCAGAAATAGAACCAGTAACAAAGCATACAGTTATCACTTCTCCTTGGTCAAGGTTAGGAATGGTTGGGATTCCATTATCTGGTGGTTTTTTAGTATTTTTTCTGCTATTAAATAGCATTATTAATGGAGGTAATCAAGCCCAAAAAGCCAAACCAAATATAACCACTGAGCAAACAGCACAAGAAACCTTCTTATCAAATGATGGAGATGTATACGCTCAATTAGCTTTGAGCAAGCAAGCCTCGGAATTAGATAAAATTGACAGTCAAAAGAATAAAACTCAAATAAAAAAAATCGAGTCTACTGCGCTACCCAAGCAAGAAGTGGCTGTTTCGCGCCGAAGTATAGCAGTAGCCTCATCTCCACTCCCACCCCCACGAACAATAAGTAGGGATTACTCGCCACCAGCACCATCAGCTAGAGCTTACCGAGAACAACCACGTAATTATTCTGTGGCTAGACCGCAATCAATAACTACAGCAAAAGCAAAAGCATTACAAGCAATAGATCCAATTAGCGAACTCAATCGGCTACGAAGTCTAGGCTCATTCGGCAAAATAGATTATACAAGTTCGGCTATTGATTTAGCTTCTAATGAATTCCCAGAATCCAATACTTCTTCTGAAACTCAAACAGCAAAATTTTCTCAAACTCCTTCTAGAGATTTGGAAGCAACTCCAATATTAGAAAATACTGTTGAATCTCCAACTAGCAAAATTGAAAAAATCCGCCCTCGCTGGTCGAATAAACAAGAGCCTACTGACTTGAAAGTTGCTGATAATGATTCTGTTTTATCTCAGATGAATCAAAAAAAGCGTTATTTAGTGGTAGGACAATTTGCGTCAGGTGTTCTGTTAACCCCGTTAGTGAAAGAATCATCAACTTCTCTTAGAGAATCTCAACCAAATCCTTCACGTTATTTAGCAAAGCTCACTCAAGATTTACATGATAACTATGGTCAAGTAGTAATTACAAAAGGAACACTCCTTGCAGTTTCCGTGGATTCAGTTGACGGCGCAAGTTATGCCAAAGCTCAAGTAACAAGCATTATCAAAGACAACACAGAATACCCAATCTCTAATGGTGCGATCTCGATACTTGGTGAAGGCGCAAATCCATTAGTCGTCAGACCTTTTAAAGACAAAGGTGGAGAACTGGCAAGCCAAGACTTAACTGTGGGGTTGGTTAATGGTGTTAGTAAAATTGGTGAAATTCTCAACCAATCTGACTCTAGTAGCAGCACGGTTAATTCTGCCACTGGCACTTTCAGTAGCTCTGTTACCTCAAATAGCCAACGTAATATTGGTGGAGCTTTCTTAGAAGGTGCGTTTGGCTCATTAGGAAAAATTATTGGTAGGCGGGCGGAAACCTCTACTCAAGAAATAGCCGCTCGCACAAGTATTTGGTATGTGCCGAAGGGGACAAAAATCACATTTATGGTGAATCGCACCTTGGAACTGCCATGA
- a CDS encoding type IV secretory system conjugative DNA transfer family protein: MLKQVSITTNRELKQLQDPKDDIGQYTHHLFTPNGLTLIAMLGVYLLMKLFLGDGSNKKKLASSYWGGRKEIETAKKKALKQIKSSKCDSAALCIGKNFYIPDIQRGTAAIGAPGSGKTYSAINPMIFNAISFGYPILLYDFKYPSQAKIAAYAKKMGYDIHIFAPGFPESEVCNPLDFLRDSGDAETARQLATVINKNFRILNNSNEDGFFGPSGDQLTQAVLMLTKEFEEYADIMTAAAILSSERMVDRLMAASFNPWIRIAFGQLFSSAGSEKTVAGITATASLMFTRFMAKNTLGCFVGKTTLPLEVKGKQMIVFGLDRERRDAVSPLMTSILHMTVARNIAKKRLDPLIVALDELPSIYLPDLYRWLNESRSEGFCGILGWQNMGQLEKNYGKEVAKTILGACSTKFVFNPGENESAQLFSSFLGDEEIKYKHKSRSTGGGKANTTTSEQEKTKKLFESAQFLKLPAGKCVFINPAYANKKEGSIPLLKSIKIPKSVQEIDEYNQQSWGKLVNTLARRSTQSPPTQKDLDTRIQQVDRRLPIPQDPVEPGVQALPVDSLKSIL; this comes from the coding sequence ATGCTGAAACAAGTCTCAATCACAACTAATCGTGAACTGAAACAGTTACAAGATCCGAAAGATGATATTGGACAATACACTCATCACCTATTTACTCCCAATGGATTAACCCTAATTGCTATGCTGGGTGTTTATTTGTTAATGAAATTATTTTTGGGTGATGGTAGTAACAAGAAAAAACTTGCTAGTAGTTATTGGGGAGGTAGAAAAGAAATAGAGACAGCTAAGAAAAAAGCTCTCAAACAAATTAAATCTTCCAAATGCGATAGTGCTGCATTATGTATTGGGAAAAATTTTTATATTCCTGATATTCAAAGAGGAACCGCCGCTATTGGCGCACCAGGAAGTGGTAAAACTTACAGTGCTATTAACCCAATGATTTTTAATGCGATCTCATTTGGGTATCCAATACTACTTTACGATTTCAAGTATCCGTCTCAAGCCAAAATTGCAGCTTATGCTAAAAAGATGGGCTATGATATCCACATTTTTGCACCGGGATTTCCGGAGTCAGAAGTCTGTAATCCGTTGGATTTTTTGAGAGATTCGGGAGATGCAGAAACTGCTCGTCAACTAGCGACAGTCATCAATAAAAATTTCCGCATTTTGAATAATTCCAATGAAGATGGATTTTTTGGGCCGTCGGGGGATCAGTTAACCCAAGCAGTGTTAATGCTCACCAAGGAATTTGAAGAGTATGCAGACATCATGACTGCCGCTGCCATACTGTCTTCTGAGAGGATGGTTGATAGATTAATGGCTGCAAGCTTTAATCCTTGGATTCGCATTGCCTTTGGGCAATTGTTTAGTTCTGCCGGGAGTGAGAAAACTGTAGCAGGTATCACTGCCACAGCTTCATTGATGTTTACTCGCTTCATGGCAAAAAATACCCTTGGTTGTTTCGTCGGCAAAACAACGCTACCTTTAGAGGTCAAAGGTAAGCAGATGATCGTTTTTGGTTTAGACAGAGAGCGCCGCGATGCAGTTTCTCCATTAATGACCAGCATTTTACACATGACTGTGGCGCGGAATATTGCCAAAAAAAGACTTGACCCGTTAATAGTTGCACTTGATGAATTACCTTCCATATATTTACCTGACTTATACAGATGGCTTAATGAATCCCGAAGTGAGGGATTCTGTGGCATCCTCGGCTGGCAGAACATGGGGCAACTTGAGAAAAACTATGGCAAGGAAGTTGCTAAGACTATTCTCGGTGCTTGCAGTACAAAATTTGTGTTTAATCCTGGAGAGAACGAATCGGCCCAGTTGTTCTCCAGCTTCCTGGGGGATGAAGAAATTAAATACAAACACAAAAGCCGTTCTACTGGTGGTGGAAAAGCAAACACTACTACTAGTGAGCAAGAGAAAACTAAAAAACTTTTTGAGTCCGCCCAGTTTTTGAAATTACCAGCAGGTAAATGTGTATTTATTAACCCAGCCTACGCAAATAAGAAAGAGGGGTCAATTCCACTACTCAAAAGCATCAAGATTCCTAAATCTGTGCAGGAAATTGACGAATACAATCAACAATCTTGGGGAAAACTAGTTAATACTTTGGCAAGGCGTAGCACTCAGTCTCCTCCTACACAAAAAGATTTAGACACCAGAATTCAACAAGTTGACCGGAGATTACCAATACCACAAGACCCTGTTGAACCTGGCGTGCAAGCATTACCTGTTGATAGTTTAAAATCTATTTTGTAG
- a CDS encoding DUF3854 domain-containing protein, translating to MFDERSLNLITNLTVLDQRDYERTVKILDALIQILEASVERLQYEWDQLAHIEIGDDTYVLKPNEEGGYTWEKIDYFDNDWYEDEPEVDVDIGGEDVVNSPSLTTEQPQPESGKSTNITAQEVTTTQESTLTNSPAQSSLDNSTNTNIQATSPSSPPEHIDPQHWKELVEDSAIDPAIAKANFKSLHQDTVEQEHLAWEYLMYSPDISRRNDGRLRDGDLARYQHIEKGGWWCDAGVDPRSFVNLEPGDAPQGKLWGCYKPDQPRYDKEIRCKKIKYEHPPKTNLSIFLLEVPSKIANKIYSKAGVNPNQSDRQSGFWYCVWKYNIPVVVTEGAKKTAAILSQGDAAIGLPGINAGYRSYDEQQNPITPRLREEFAVFATQGRDFKICFDYETKAKTKKNVAHAIARTGELLTNAGANVSVVSLPGPEKGVDDLIVNSTEAYQKAIREALPLKEWQQQNPPPDLRFTIFLKDGKEINLYEKQADGSVTSNPANLATEEITNLTQGLRENLVPLKKHIKSQNPINEFQVINDDAQNKDSLPKYWAEQRQVPNYAQNLPRKLLLPFENKQIALAAKKLIEQYGSKEDDGSTLYRTEAFSIRKFGEKISIHRAVDENESYFSLPLMQFKVDKKDKVAIIKPPLNMLTGERQEFLNIRKVDNLPSFYEDAKTLKHHLGSLAPLGTQKVIKNLETQEVSQLLTTILQTANSKHLQIGEYRIKSELNQQTGHSSIKLIKKDKSELERVAIEINPASNSVKIMKLSESDLNNLRLIAKRVHLEYSERIQQRESDSYSPLNINEPSANSTGKKRHSNTQNQPRSLEL from the coding sequence ATGTTTGATGAACGTTCTTTAAATTTGATTACCAATCTAACAGTATTGGATCAAAGGGATTACGAAAGGACTGTTAAAATTTTAGATGCACTTATCCAAATTCTTGAAGCATCAGTAGAGCGTTTGCAGTATGAATGGGATCAATTAGCACACATTGAAATTGGGGATGATACATACGTCTTAAAACCCAATGAGGAAGGAGGATATACTTGGGAGAAAATTGATTATTTTGACAATGATTGGTACGAGGATGAGCCGGAGGTAGATGTAGATATTGGTGGTGAAGATGTAGTAAATTCTCCTTCACTAACGACTGAACAACCCCAACCAGAATCAGGAAAGTCCACTAACATTACTGCACAAGAGGTAACGACAACCCAAGAATCAACGTTAACTAATAGCCCTGCTCAATCATCGCTTGACAATTCCACAAATACTAATATACAAGCAACTTCGCCATCTTCTCCTCCCGAACACATAGATCCACAACATTGGAAAGAACTTGTGGAGGACAGCGCGATTGATCCAGCCATAGCAAAGGCTAACTTCAAAAGCTTGCACCAAGACACAGTAGAGCAAGAACATCTTGCATGGGAATATCTCATGTACAGCCCAGATATTTCCCGCCGTAATGATGGACGGCTCCGAGATGGGGATTTAGCGCGATATCAGCACATTGAAAAGGGCGGTTGGTGGTGTGATGCTGGTGTAGATCCCCGCTCTTTTGTTAACTTGGAACCAGGGGATGCTCCCCAAGGCAAACTCTGGGGTTGCTACAAGCCGGATCAACCCAGATATGACAAAGAAATCCGCTGTAAAAAGATTAAGTACGAACATCCACCGAAGACAAATCTGAGCATTTTCTTGCTAGAAGTACCTTCCAAGATTGCAAATAAAATCTACTCGAAAGCTGGGGTTAATCCAAACCAGAGCGATCGCCAATCTGGTTTCTGGTACTGCGTATGGAAATACAATATTCCAGTAGTTGTCACAGAAGGTGCTAAAAAAACTGCGGCTATTCTTAGTCAAGGAGATGCAGCCATCGGCTTACCAGGGATAAACGCTGGCTATCGCTCTTATGATGAACAGCAAAATCCTATTACTCCTCGTTTACGTGAAGAATTTGCTGTATTCGCTACACAGGGGCGTGATTTCAAAATTTGTTTTGACTATGAAACCAAGGCTAAGACCAAAAAAAATGTTGCTCATGCCATTGCTAGAACTGGAGAGTTATTAACTAATGCTGGCGCAAATGTCAGTGTAGTTTCATTACCAGGCCCAGAGAAAGGGGTTGATGATTTGATTGTCAATAGCACTGAGGCTTATCAAAAAGCTATCCGAGAAGCTTTACCATTAAAAGAGTGGCAACAGCAAAATCCTCCACCTGATTTAAGATTCACAATTTTTTTAAAAGATGGTAAAGAAATCAACCTTTATGAAAAACAAGCAGATGGTTCGGTTACATCTAATCCGGCTAATCTAGCTACTGAAGAAATAACTAACCTGACTCAAGGACTTCGAGAAAATTTAGTACCATTAAAAAAGCATATTAAATCTCAAAATCCGATTAACGAATTTCAAGTCATCAATGATGATGCTCAAAATAAAGATAGTTTACCCAAGTATTGGGCAGAGCAACGTCAAGTACCAAATTACGCTCAAAATCTGCCGAGAAAACTTTTATTGCCATTCGAGAATAAACAAATAGCATTGGCTGCTAAAAAGTTGATTGAACAATATGGAAGTAAGGAGGATGACGGTAGCACCCTTTATAGAACCGAGGCTTTCAGTATTAGGAAATTTGGGGAGAAAATCAGCATTCATCGCGCTGTTGATGAAAACGAAAGTTACTTTAGTCTTCCATTAATGCAGTTTAAAGTTGATAAAAAAGATAAAGTTGCAATTATTAAACCTCCTCTAAATATGCTGACTGGAGAGCGGCAAGAGTTCTTAAATATAAGGAAAGTGGATAATTTACCCTCATTCTATGAGGATGCTAAAACGCTGAAGCATCACTTGGGTTCTCTTGCACCTTTGGGAACTCAAAAGGTGATCAAGAATTTAGAGACTCAAGAAGTATCCCAATTGCTTACTACTATCTTGCAGACAGCAAACAGCAAGCATTTACAGATAGGAGAATACCGAATTAAGTCTGAACTTAATCAGCAAACTGGTCATTCATCTATTAAATTAATTAAGAAAGACAAATCTGAGCTAGAAAGAGTTGCTATAGAAATTAATCCGGCAAGTAATTCTGTTAAAATTATGAAACTCAGTGAGAGCGACCTAAATAATTTGAGGTTAATTGCTAAAAGAGTACATCTAGAATATTCAGAACGAATACAACAGAGGGAATCTGACAGCTATTCCCCACTAAATATCAATGAACCCAGTGCCAATAGTACTGGTAAAAAACGGCACTCTAATACTCAGAATCAACCTCGCAGTCTGGAACTTTAA
- a CDS encoding transposase family protein yields the protein MTEIQKQENKELSSRRIGVEHLIGRIKIFKVASDIFRLAHNKYNRVIMSVCGLLRFRMNQVLLLGLNS from the coding sequence ATTACTGAAATACAAAAACAAGAGAATAAAGAATTGTCTTCAAGAAGAATAGGTGTTGAACATCTCATAGGTCGAATTAAAATATTTAAAGTTGCTAGTGACATATTCCGCCTTGCACATAATAAATATAATCGGGTAATTATGAGTGTTTGCGGATTACTTAGATTCCGAATGAACCAGGTGCTTTTATTAGGTCTTAATAGTTAA
- a CDS encoding ParB/RepB/Spo0J family partition protein produces MTTKGQNKSYDYFSANAQVAEFEEQLLQSQQRIAELESLNAQLQALARSESIDDPTAKFAVPIDKIVCNPEQVRRYFDIDKLATLTASIKEVGVQSPLWLRPERDGKYLLIAGERRYRAARNAGLMEVPALILNVDDASALKLSLLENLQREDLNPIEETEGILNLLSWQMDCTVKEVIALLNRKAHLDKKKVEWSDENTENVFRKQWEIVESVFMTVGKLSPESFRVSRLPLLNMPIDVIEVLRSGQIEYTKARAIATLKDKAKRASLLTKAIAEKLSLADIRDWIKETKDQKPPSLKREFQDISQKILKSSQWSDPKKAKKIASLLEQLESLLAD; encoded by the coding sequence GTGACAACCAAAGGACAAAATAAGAGCTATGACTATTTCTCTGCTAATGCACAAGTAGCAGAATTTGAAGAACAATTACTTCAATCGCAACAGCGTATTGCTGAACTAGAATCACTAAATGCTCAATTACAAGCACTCGCAAGAAGTGAGAGCATTGACGATCCGACTGCTAAATTCGCTGTACCAATTGATAAAATTGTTTGTAATCCTGAACAAGTACGCCGTTATTTCGATATAGATAAACTTGCTACGTTAACTGCTTCTATCAAAGAAGTGGGAGTGCAATCACCATTATGGTTGCGTCCTGAGCGGGACGGGAAGTATTTATTGATTGCGGGTGAGCGTCGCTATCGTGCAGCACGAAATGCAGGCTTAATGGAAGTTCCTGCTCTGATATTAAACGTTGATGACGCTTCAGCTCTAAAGCTATCCTTGTTGGAAAATTTACAACGAGAAGATTTAAATCCAATAGAGGAAACAGAAGGAATACTAAATTTACTTTCCTGGCAAATGGATTGTACTGTCAAAGAAGTAATTGCTTTATTGAACAGGAAAGCACATTTAGATAAAAAGAAAGTTGAGTGGTCAGATGAAAACACGGAAAATGTTTTCCGTAAGCAGTGGGAAATTGTTGAGAGTGTCTTTATGACGGTAGGTAAGCTATCACCAGAAAGCTTTCGCGTCAGCCGGCTACCTCTACTGAATATGCCAATTGACGTAATAGAAGTACTACGTTCTGGGCAAATAGAATACACTAAAGCTAGAGCGATCGCCACACTGAAAGACAAAGCTAAGAGAGCTAGTTTGTTGACAAAAGCGATTGCTGAGAAATTATCTTTAGCAGATATTCGTGATTGGATCAAAGAGACGAAGGATCAGAAACCTCCTTCTTTGAAGAGAGAATTTCAAGACATATCTCAGAAAATATTAAAGTCTTCACAGTGGTCAGATCCCAAAAAAGCTAAGAAGATTGCAAGTCTTTTAGAACAACTAGAATCATTGTTAGCGGATTAA
- a CDS encoding ParA family protein yields MKQVVLWIGANAGGVSKTTLAVHIGYEMAKRGFDVVLLDLDTNVSMSQFCGLDKDPPLEQTIAAVFSEDFDGNWPLLMPEWGKPKGKLQICLGGPVMIQVGSDLAVRNRREYVLADRFEDFPLPHQLVILDCPATLGNLNDVALAVATHMLILVELSPKSLTGANVLLSWYRGACKKLRLNPQPQILGFVPTKYDSSEAAQRDLLGQLPEMLSPLKIKCYPHVRYSCEFSNASGKGIPLHLHRSTHKAIKDLHPICQELTAILQEDLGDNQRTK; encoded by the coding sequence ATGAAACAAGTTGTTCTCTGGATTGGAGCCAATGCCGGAGGAGTTTCCAAAACTACACTAGCTGTTCATATTGGCTATGAAATGGCAAAGCGCGGCTTTGACGTTGTGCTACTCGACTTAGATACTAACGTTTCCATGAGTCAGTTTTGTGGATTAGACAAAGACCCACCATTAGAGCAAACAATCGCCGCAGTATTCAGCGAGGATTTTGATGGTAACTGGCCTTTACTGATGCCAGAATGGGGAAAGCCGAAGGGTAAATTACAAATATGCTTGGGTGGGCCAGTAATGATTCAAGTTGGGTCAGATTTGGCAGTTCGTAATCGCCGGGAATATGTTTTGGCAGACAGGTTTGAAGATTTTCCTTTGCCACACCAACTGGTGATTCTGGACTGTCCTGCTACATTGGGTAATCTCAATGATGTTGCACTGGCAGTAGCTACGCATATGTTAATTCTTGTTGAACTTAGTCCCAAATCATTAACAGGGGCAAATGTTTTGCTGTCTTGGTACCGAGGGGCTTGTAAAAAGTTGCGCTTAAATCCCCAGCCCCAAATACTAGGATTTGTACCTACTAAGTATGACAGTAGCGAAGCAGCGCAAAGGGATTTGCTCGGTCAGTTACCAGAAATGCTTTCGCCTTTGAAGATAAAATGTTATCCGCACGTCCGCTACTCTTGCGAATTCAGTAATGCTTCTGGAAAAGGCATTCCTTTGCATTTGCATCGCTCAACACATAAAGCTATCAAGGATCTTCATCCTATCTGCCAAGAATTAACAGCTATATTGCAGGAGGATTTGGGTGACAACCAAAGGACAAAATAA
- a CDS encoding calcium-binding protein: protein MANIIGTLGNDTLVGSDLADTINGLAGNDTITGNQGNDTLTGGGGKDQFVYDFYLNDTDTIIDFGGVGKGTNPTSGVIAEVDTLNFQNYDLFTARNLLLTQNGSNLEITFEDFEEVVDDTPNTKVILQNFKLENLQNLKATGAKPAIGNILFNGQTSITDSFNVLDANSTDTSVGIKNTVTFLNDLDNNITGLDNSDDVINGQGGNDWLDGKSGNDLLRGGTGNNTLIGGAGDDNLKGIDRIHDFYATNELIQVSAAGFGGGLSSSSLQVSQLTIGASATTNTQRFIYNSTTGGLFFDQDGSKSGFTQVQFAQLSTGLSLTEKNFVVV from the coding sequence ATGGCAAATATCATTGGAACCTTGGGTAATGATACCTTAGTGGGCAGCGACTTAGCGGACACGATTAACGGTCTTGCAGGCAACGATACCATTACAGGTAACCAGGGCAACGACACTTTGACTGGTGGTGGTGGCAAGGATCAATTTGTTTATGACTTCTATCTCAACGACACTGATACTATTATTGATTTCGGTGGCGTCGGTAAAGGAACAAACCCGACTTCCGGAGTCATTGCGGAAGTGGACACCCTAAATTTCCAGAACTATGACTTGTTCACTGCCCGAAATCTGTTGTTGACTCAGAACGGCAGCAATCTGGAAATCACCTTTGAAGACTTTGAAGAAGTTGTTGATGATACGCCTAATACCAAAGTCATCCTGCAAAACTTCAAATTAGAAAACTTGCAGAACCTAAAAGCAACTGGTGCAAAACCAGCGATTGGCAATATCCTGTTTAATGGGCAAACTAGTATCACTGACAGCTTTAATGTCCTAGATGCCAACTCCACAGATACAAGCGTCGGCATCAAGAATACAGTCACCTTTCTTAATGACCTTGATAACAACATTACGGGTTTGGATAATTCAGATGATGTAATTAATGGTCAGGGCGGTAATGACTGGCTCGACGGCAAAAGTGGTAACGACTTGTTGAGAGGTGGTACAGGGAATAATACTCTCATTGGCGGTGCTGGAGATGATAATTTGAAAGGCATTGATAGGATTCATGACTTCTACGCGACAAATGAATTGATTCAGGTGTCGGCTGCTGGTTTTGGTGGCGGATTATCATCAAGTTCACTTCAGGTAAGTCAGCTTACTATCGGAGCATCTGCAACCACTAATACTCAGCGATTTATCTATAACAGCACTACAGGTGGACTGTTCTTTGACCAAGATGGTAGTAAATCTGGGTTTACTCAGGTACAATTTGCACAATTATCTACTGGATTGTCACTAACCGAAAAGAATTTTGTGGTTGTTTAA
- a CDS encoding alkaline phosphatase family protein, which translates to MRSNEYIPNLYRLRQQGVNYVNGHAVFPTVTRVNSAAIATGYYPT; encoded by the coding sequence ATCAGGAGCAATGAATATATACCAAACTTATATCGTCTACGACAACAAGGTGTCAACTACGTCAATGGACACGCTGTTTTTCCCACAGTCACAAGGGTGAACTCCGCAGCGATCGCCACTGGGTATTACCCCACCTGA
- a CDS encoding Uma2 family endonuclease → MLHIKYRFQSFEEYLSYDDGTDKLYELFNGELIEMPPESGINVEIATFLLIQFASLLDYRRVRGHGLELEVRGEPRNRYPDLTIIRQEHIQQLAKRNTIRLEMLPPLLVIEVVSPGELQRDRDFIAKRSQYQDCGIPEYWIIDPEAQTILILELIDKTYTEIGNFSGNDLVVSPQFTQLNLKVSQIFDAVNQA, encoded by the coding sequence ATGCTACATATTAAATATAGATTTCAAAGCTTTGAAGAATACCTATCTTATGATGATGGCACAGATAAACTCTATGAGTTGTTTAATGGAGAGTTAATCGAGATGCCTCCAGAGTCAGGAATTAATGTTGAGATTGCCACATTTCTATTAATTCAATTTGCATCTCTACTAGACTATAGAAGAGTGCGAGGACATGGTTTAGAACTGGAAGTCAGAGGAGAACCTAGAAACCGTTACCCCGATCTAACAATTATTCGCCAAGAGCATATTCAGCAGTTAGCAAAACGCAATACTATTCGCTTAGAGATGCTACCGCCTCTACTGGTGATTGAAGTGGTTAGTCCCGGAGAATTGCAACGAGATCGAGATTTTATCGCCAAGCGATCGCAGTATCAAGATTGTGGGATTCCTGAATATTGGATTATTGACCCCGAAGCTCAGACTATATTAATCTTAGAACTGATTGACAAAACTTACACTGAGATAGGTAACTTTTCTGGTAATGATTTAGTTGTATCGCCGCAATTTACTCAACTAAATCTCAAAGTATCACAAATCTTTGATGCAGTAAATCAAGCTTAA